AGCCAATCGTTCCGCATCAAGTAATCGGCCGATTCGGAAGAGTTTTTGAACTTCGAAGAATAATAATGCCGAAGGTTCTTCCTTCCTTTCCAGTTATGCGCCCTGTCCCAAAGGTGAACGTTCGGAAAGTTCCAGCTCAACACAAACGTGAAGGTCTCGCTATCGCCTTTTTCCAAAACCGTTTTTCCGCTCACGCCACCTACCAGCTTAATCCCCGGCTTAGTGGTAGCCGTCTCTGATTTTCCTCCTTTATAGATTCCTACGCCTCTGTCCTCGTGGGCCGACGCCGACGCCTGTCCTTTTCCCAAAAGCGTAAGCGACATATCGCCCCAATCCGGCAGTTCCTGACGCTGTGTATTATCGCAAAATACCCGCACGAACCCATCTCCTTGAACGGCCGTATTGCGAGGTTGGCCCTTGTCTTTGGCCGCGCTGAATTGGCAAGACATATTCTGTAGCCAACCGTACATATCCACGCTCATTTTCTTGTCGCCCGTATTACGGACAGTGTACTCCATAACCACCAACGGCAGTCCGGAATTCTCCGCGTCGGTAGGGATAAACGGCGAATAAGAAACCAGATCGACGGCGAACGGTAGGCTTCGGTCTTCAAAACGGACTTTGCCTACTGGGTACTCGCCATTGAATTCGATATTGGAAAAACCTTGACGGTTAAGGCGCCTAGTGTAAATTTCATCGCCAATTCTGGCTGTAATTCCGAATCCGTTCTCAAACTTATTGTCCTGAGTCATCGGATTCATATAGAAGCGGTCACCTCCGTTTTTTCCAGGATCAACCGAGGAAACGTTGAAGATATCCCAGTACCACAATTGGCCGTCACCGCCTAGGTAAACTTGGCCCGTAGCAATACCGCCTACCGGCATTCCTATATATTTATTTTTGTCTATTGACTGTCCCTGCGTTCGGAAGCTCTGAAAGAGCAAGCCAAGCAATACCGCAGTCAAAATCGAAAGTCTCTCTAGTGATTTCATCGAAAAATTGTTGTAATGTGTAAAAGCGGTTTTACATTAGCTTATTGCCACTCCAGCCTAGCTATAAAAAGTCCCTTCTTATCCCAGCCTGTATTCGATATATACCATTCGTTATCCGACACTTTTATGATTTCCGAAGCGTGCGTAGGCAACTCGCAAACCAAGTTCTCAAGAGGAAAATCCTCCGGATCCTTCGACCAATACACATGGGTTTGGTTATAGTCACCTTTCGGATGAGCCCTGCACACAAACAGGTAAAAGATATTTCTGCGTTTCACCACAAACGGAGACTCTGATCCCCCCGCCCAAGTGCTAACCAACGAATCTTGCGAATGCACAATACGGGGTCCGCTCCAATGCTCAAGGTCTGGGCTGGTACGCAAACCTACCGAGCTCCGGCGATCCACCTCAGTGTAAGCCCGTGTGTAATAGAAATAGTACTTTCCCCCATCCTTCATCACAAAAGCGTCGCGGGCGTGGCCCGGATCACTGAATTGAGGGTTGAGCGGATGGCGTTTCCACTCAAACATATCTTTGGAATCGGCCCGACACAGAAAACCCCATGAGGTATACTTACGGGCATGTTCCTGCATATTCCCGATGTTGTAAAACATATGCGACACGTCCGACGCCGGTTCCTGAAAAATCGTAGGTGCCCACAAGACCTTCTCCACTCCCGGTTTTGTCCGTAGAGCGTAGTCATGATCTTCCCACTTGTCTTGGTTAAACTTGTCGGCGCTTATATGAAAAAACTTCGTTTCGCCTTTCCACGGATCAATCGGTTTGTGGCCAATAATACCGTAAGCATGCCATTTTCCGTCCGGACCTTTGGCGAAGCAGTGATCGTTCGTGTACCAAGTAGTATCTATATCTGAACGTGTGTCATTAGGATTAAAAATATGCTTCCACTCCCCTACAATCACCGGTTTTTCCAGCTTATCAGAGGTTGCCTTCTTCCCTTCATGTGCTCCTGATGAACAAGACCACACGACCGTAGCGATTAAAGAATAAAAAAAGAATCGTAACATAAAAACAAGTATTTTGGGTTTTAAAAACAAAGCTTTCCAAGTCAAAAAACTCATCCCCGAATCATTACCGGGATAAATCCTACATTATTGTTTTTTCAATATGTATGAACATTATAAAAGCCTTTTCCCAAATATATATCCTATTTTTGAATCAGCATAATATCTGAAATCGAGTCACTAATTTAGCTAAATTATTTTAGTAAGCATTAAAAAGGTGTTTTTTTCATTCATAAGGTCATATTAATGGCCATCTGTTATAAGAAAACCACACTCATAAGTCGCATATACAAATACATAAATTACATGACTGAAAACATGTATTAAAAGAATAAAGAGCACAAAAATCCCAGTGAAATCAGAAAGGATATCCTAGCGAAAAATTAAAAATAATGTTCTTGCTTCTCCACGAAGAACTTCCGATATCAATCTTGTCAATTACCCACCGCTTCCCTTCGGGCAAGTAAGGTTTTCGTAAAGGAATACCCCAGTCTAGCCGGATAACGACAACTTTAAAATCCAACCGAAGCCCAGCCCCAGAACTGACAGCGATTTCCTTATAAAACTTATCCGCGGAAAACTTTCCGCCGGGACGGTCAGGGTCATTGTTCGCCAACCAGATGTTACCAGCGTCCACAAATACGGCACCCTTAAAAATTCCCGCTATCGGAAAGCGATACTCAATGTTTCCTTCCAGTTTAATATCTCCACCTTGCCCGAAAAAAGTCGTAGCCGTACTGTCCGGCGGTTGATACGAACCCGGCCCGACAGTACGCGTCCTAAAGCCTCTCAAGTCGTTTGGCCCACCGATAAAGTATTGCATAATAAAAGGCAAGGATTTGGAATTTCCCCAAGGCACACCCAAACCGAGCAGGAGCCGTGTCGCGATATTTGACCTCTTGCTGGTTCGCAGATAATACCTGAAATCGTTCGTAAAACGCAAGTATTGTGAAAAGTCAAGGCCCAGCACTTTATACGGTTCCTTATCCACATCTCTCGAAGGATCTGTAATACGAAACAATCCGTAGAGAATATTTCCGGAAACATCGATTGTGAACGCGTCATAAATCCGATTGGTTTCCTGCACGTCCAATGATGAATAAAAAGTGCCCTTATAACTCGAACCTATAATCAGCTGATTTTCGATACTTTGCCCCAACAGAGGAAACTGTTTTTTCAGATCGATCAAAATAGAGTCGCTATTGGGCGAGCGCTGATAACTAATAAAAATCGGATCAAAACGATTAATATAATTCGAAGTCTTTTGCCACTGATATCCGAAGGTCGTATTGATATAGTCCAAAGTCAGGATCGACGAGAAATCGTATCGCTGTACTGACACTCCGATCTTGGTCAACGGAATAAAGTTTTTGGTCTCCGGCGGTTTTCCGATCCACCGTATAAACCTCGGAATGTTTAGATTAGCGTTGACTCCCAGCCAATAAATCCGGTCAAAATCACTGCTTTCGCCAAATTCTTTAAGGAATCCTCCTTTCAACTGAAAAGTAAAGTGTTCCGCTCCGCGAAATAGATTCTGATGATTATAAGCCAAAGAAAGCTCGGGCCCGGCATAGCCTTCGGAATTGGTGGAACCTCCCAATTCCACTTGAACAGACTTCGGGTTGCCCGGCGTCAGGAAAATATCCGGCTGTATGATTCGTGTGGAATCGTTCGCGTTTTCCCTAAGATCGACAAACTTGAAAACTCCCAAACCCGACAAATGCCTAATCGTACGCTGATAATTACTGTACCGATAAAGGCTGTCTGGCTTCATATAAATCGCCGGATAGATAACCTTCAACCTGGTTGTTTTCTTTCTTTTTGAAAAGAATCTGACATCTTTCTTTACGCTACTGTGAAGGTGTAATTCCTTGAGGCTATCCGGTGGTTCATGGTGAACAAAATACACCCGAGCCGTGTCGGTATGATAAATCAGCGTATCATGTGCCTGAATATCTTTTTTCAGAGTCAATGTAAGGTCCACTTGCCTGTGCCCTACAGTGGAATCCGCCAGAAAAAGAATATCATTGTCGTTAAAAAAGAAATACCCCCTATTCCTTACATATTCCGTAATACGTGTTCGTTCTTTACGCATTCGCGCCAGATTGTACCTTTGGCCTGGCTTCAGCAATGTCTTACCAGACGCTTCCCTAACCAAACTATCTATTACGGTCTCCGTACTTACGTCCAGCGTAATATTTTTCACCCTGTAAGGAACAGTCGGATAAACACGGTACTTTACATCAACACCGTTACGGTGCCTTACCGTATCAAATTCGGCCCGTGTACCGAAATAGCCGTGATTGCCCATCCTGTTCTCCAATAGTCTCGATACTTGGCTAACTTTATTGTAATCGAAATAAAGCGGTGGCTTAGCGAATTGCTTATATATAAAGCCCAAAATCGGTTTGTGCCGTTTCCTCTGCTCATACATCCAAACGCCCACTCTGCTACCCAGTATCACACCACGCTGTTTGGAGATGAGAAGACCGTCAAGTTCGGTCTTTATACTGATCGGCACTTTGGTCGAATCTTTACCAAAAACCTTTACCTCCGACTTGTTGTAGTACAATTGCCCAGGCATCAGGTATTTGCGGGTGTTACAGGCCCCCAAAAGCCCTAAACACACGATAAAAATCAAATACGAACCCGGAATCCTTGCCATTTTCTATTGAGGAAAAGTACCCTCGACCATTTGGCCGAAACATCCCTTTACCAAAACAATAAACGTTCCCGGCACGTGAATTCACCTCTGAAAATGTGTTAACTCATTCCTCTTTTTCCTCCTTTGTTCCAGCCTCTTTCTTTCCTTTCTTATTCCTCTTCTTTTTGCCTAGGCCAAATGTCTTCTTATAAATCACCGAAAAACCTGTTTCTACTACATCCGGACTAAAAATTTCGCCGTTATCATTCATCCTAAAGGCTTTAACCACAAAGCGTCCATCCGGCGTAATCTTATAATAAACAATCACGTCGCCACCGACATTCCTTACCTCATCCGTTTCCTCAGAAGGCCCTTCCAAGTTGAATGTTCCGCCAAGCTGAACGGTTAGCCTGTCGTTAAAAAGGTGTTGTTTTACCGAAACTCCCAAGTCTGTACGCGTCTGTCTATCACCGTTTCCGTCATATTCATCATAAGACTCCACGTTAAAATTAACTTCCGTGCCTTTAATGTATTCTTTCGACAAATTATTGAGTTGGGAATTGAGAATATTGGCCAGGC
This region of Fulvitalea axinellae genomic DNA includes:
- a CDS encoding BamA/TamA family outer membrane protein, with the translated sequence MARIPGSYLIFIVCLGLLGACNTRKYLMPGQLYYNKSEVKVFGKDSTKVPISIKTELDGLLISKQRGVILGSRVGVWMYEQRKRHKPILGFIYKQFAKPPLYFDYNKVSQVSRLLENRMGNHGYFGTRAEFDTVRHRNGVDVKYRVYPTVPYRVKNITLDVSTETVIDSLVREASGKTLLKPGQRYNLARMRKERTRITEYVRNRGYFFFNDNDILFLADSTVGHRQVDLTLTLKKDIQAHDTLIYHTDTARVYFVHHEPPDSLKELHLHSSVKKDVRFFSKRKKTTRLKVIYPAIYMKPDSLYRYSNYQRTIRHLSGLGVFKFVDLRENANDSTRIIQPDIFLTPGNPKSVQVELGGSTNSEGYAGPELSLAYNHQNLFRGAEHFTFQLKGGFLKEFGESSDFDRIYWLGVNANLNIPRFIRWIGKPPETKNFIPLTKIGVSVQRYDFSSILTLDYINTTFGYQWQKTSNYINRFDPIFISYQRSPNSDSILIDLKKQFPLLGQSIENQLIIGSSYKGTFYSSLDVQETNRIYDAFTIDVSGNILYGLFRITDPSRDVDKEPYKVLGLDFSQYLRFTNDFRYYLRTSKRSNIATRLLLGLGVPWGNSKSLPFIMQYFIGGPNDLRGFRTRTVGPGSYQPPDSTATTFFGQGGDIKLEGNIEYRFPIAGIFKGAVFVDAGNIWLANNDPDRPGGKFSADKFYKEIAVSSGAGLRLDFKVVVIRLDWGIPLRKPYLPEGKRWVIDKIDIGSSSWRSKNIIFNFSLGYPF